One Gimesia aquarii DNA segment encodes these proteins:
- a CDS encoding DUF4145 domain-containing protein encodes MDAEERIIKRLGEMIDMGEELSAEERRADHHGNYESINEGNVAQWKMSSLNILLRGFGENSIHYKEFVKEVDNSTFSVEIGNNILFAALDDMRGGYLAGMKELLEAEIFSDFMEQAEELFTKGYHPAAAVVAGCVLEDALRKLCEQQSEIELPDKPKLSWMNDRLREHSVYNLLTHKRITANADLRNKAAHGEWSEFDKDDVKEMVSSINTFMQKHFG; translated from the coding sequence ATGGACGCAGAAGAACGAATCATCAAACGACTGGGCGAAATGATTGACATGGGCGAGGAACTGTCAGCAGAAGAAAGAAGAGCAGATCATCATGGGAATTATGAATCAATAAATGAAGGAAATGTGGCTCAATGGAAAATGAGTTCCCTTAATATCTTACTCCGAGGATTTGGAGAGAATAGCATTCATTATAAAGAGTTCGTAAAAGAAGTTGATAATAGCACCTTTTCCGTAGAGATTGGAAATAACATTCTCTTTGCTGCACTGGATGACATGAGAGGTGGATATCTGGCAGGCATGAAAGAGTTGTTGGAAGCAGAGATATTCAGTGATTTCATGGAACAAGCCGAAGAGTTATTTACTAAGGGATATCACCCAGCAGCAGCAGTGGTAGCAGGATGTGTGTTAGAAGATGCTTTAAGAAAATTGTGTGAACAGCAATCTGAAATTGAGTTACCAGACAAGCCAAAACTTAGCTGGATGAACGATAGACTGAGAGAACATAGTGTTTACAACTTGTTAACTCATAAAAGAATCACTGCTAATGCTGATTTGCGAAATAAAGCTGCTCATGGTGAGTGGAGTGAATTTGACAAGGATGATGTCAAAGAAATGGTATCTAGTATCAATACATTTATGCAAAAACATTTTGGGTAA
- a CDS encoding DUF1592 domain-containing protein: MSVLEARLVRGVVAVLIWGGFGVCPRVGLAESKMDQTLATQKADAEQFFSKQIKPFIKKYCIDCHQNRRPTEAGLSFDPALRTPGHAAFSEKWKKSAARVKTHDMPPEGLDQPTDEERQRFSEWMEKVKYLSPKDPGAFVIRRLTKTEYGNTLHDLLGVDPDVVASLPDEVSGEGYLNSLSPLQLEQYLAISENVLNQILAPEGKPPTKIQKQLFGEPLTSETDDNATAGKVARSLARKAYRRPPSAAEVEVLLKVFDLGQQNNLSYYASCRLMLKAILVSPQFLFITPAKEVETEKGILPLDDFQLASRLSYLLWATMPDAELMALADQGKLHELPILKDQVRRMLKDPRSRALFDGFGAQWLKLGDLQTRTFDPEKFPQMTTAMRTAMYDEARLFFESIVRENHSVANFIDGDFTFLNEKLASIYGLEKTVTGPEMRKVKLTNGNRGGILGMPGVLAATSFPNRTSPVNRGVWVLEQVLGDHVPAAPPNVPSLEKQDQKQIANLTLRERTELHRSEAVCANCHRLLDPIGFGLENFDAIGRWRDQDENGQAIDASGELPGGKNFSNPKELKAIIAGHNAKFARNLVERLLAYALCRRLEGYDEIVMDELMQKIAKDDYRMQTLIIEVVTSYPFTHRRIE; encoded by the coding sequence ATGTCAGTTTTAGAGGCGCGTTTGGTGCGCGGTGTTGTTGCCGTTTTGATTTGGGGGGGCTTTGGGGTCTGTCCGCGCGTCGGTTTGGCTGAGTCCAAAATGGATCAAACGCTGGCGACACAGAAGGCGGATGCGGAGCAGTTTTTCAGCAAACAGATCAAGCCCTTCATCAAAAAATATTGCATCGACTGTCATCAGAACAGGCGGCCCACCGAGGCAGGGCTCAGTTTTGATCCGGCGCTGCGGACTCCCGGTCATGCCGCCTTCAGTGAGAAGTGGAAGAAGTCGGCGGCTCGGGTGAAAACACATGATATGCCACCCGAGGGTTTGGATCAGCCGACTGATGAAGAACGTCAGCGGTTTTCAGAATGGATGGAGAAGGTCAAATATCTTAGCCCCAAAGATCCAGGGGCATTCGTCATTCGGCGGCTCACCAAAACGGAATATGGCAACACGCTGCATGATTTATTGGGTGTCGATCCTGATGTTGTCGCCAGTTTGCCGGATGAAGTCAGCGGCGAAGGCTATCTCAATTCACTCTCGCCGCTGCAGCTCGAGCAGTATCTGGCGATTTCTGAAAACGTGTTGAATCAGATCCTGGCACCGGAGGGGAAACCGCCTACGAAAATTCAAAAGCAACTCTTTGGCGAACCACTGACTTCCGAGACCGATGATAACGCAACCGCTGGCAAGGTGGCACGGTCACTGGCGCGGAAGGCCTACCGCCGTCCCCCGTCTGCTGCGGAAGTGGAGGTCCTGCTCAAGGTTTTTGACCTGGGACAACAGAACAATCTCAGCTATTACGCCTCATGTCGGCTGATGCTCAAAGCGATCCTGGTATCGCCGCAGTTCCTATTTATCACGCCGGCCAAGGAGGTCGAGACGGAAAAGGGAATTCTGCCCCTCGATGATTTTCAGCTCGCCTCGCGTCTCTCTTATCTGTTGTGGGCTACCATGCCCGATGCGGAGCTGATGGCGCTGGCGGATCAGGGAAAACTGCATGAGCTGCCGATCCTGAAAGATCAGGTCAGGCGGATGCTGAAAGATCCGCGCTCGCGGGCTCTGTTTGACGGCTTTGGTGCGCAGTGGCTCAAGTTGGGAGATTTGCAGACGCGCACCTTTGACCCTGAAAAATTCCCGCAGATGACTACCGCCATGCGAACGGCGATGTACGATGAAGCCCGCCTCTTTTTCGAAAGTATCGTCCGCGAGAACCACAGCGTTGCGAATTTTATCGACGGCGATTTTACCTTTCTCAATGAAAAGCTGGCGTCGATCTACGGCCTGGAAAAAACGGTCACCGGCCCCGAGATGCGCAAGGTCAAACTGACCAACGGCAATCGCGGCGGAATTCTGGGAATGCCCGGCGTACTCGCGGCGACTTCGTTCCCCAACCGCACCAGTCCCGTTAATCGGGGTGTCTGGGTGCTGGAACAGGTCCTTGGGGATCATGTGCCCGCCGCGCCACCCAATGTGCCGTCGCTGGAGAAACAGGATCAAAAACAGATCGCTAATCTGACGCTCCGCGAACGGACCGAACTGCATCGCTCCGAAGCCGTCTGTGCCAATTGCCATCGTCTGCTCGACCCGATCGGATTCGGCCTGGAGAACTTCGACGCCATCGGACGCTGGCGCGATCAGGACGAGAACGGTCAGGCCATCGATGCTTCGGGCGAACTCCCCGGCGGCAAGAACTTTTCCAACCCCAAAGAACTAAAAGCCATTATCGCCGGGCACAACGCTAAGTTTGCTCGCAATCTGGTCGAGCGACTGTTAGCCTATGCATTATGTCGACGCCTGGAAGGATATGACGAAATTGTGATGGATGAACTGATGCAGAAGATCGCGAAGGACGACTACCGTATGCAGACGCTGATTATTGAGGTCGTCACCAGTTATCCATTCACGCATCGGCGCATTGAGTGA